The following proteins come from a genomic window of Geothermobacter hydrogeniphilus:
- the pyk gene encoding pyruvate kinase, which translates to MQRKFRHAKIVATLGPASSTEERLDALLDAGADLFRLNFSHGTRDEKRELIARIRDLSRRRQRAVAILGDLQGPKIRVGKLEQGMLKLIAGEQVWITTENLVGKDHLIPSGYAGLPNDVRPGDRILLDDGLLELEVTEVDPPLVGCRVIVGGILKDHKGINLPGVAVSAPAMTEKDWTDLDFCIEQQVDYVALSFVRSPDEVENLKQHLLEKESPIQVIAKIEKPEAVEVFDAILEVSDGIMVARGDLGVEIHPEKVPLIQKRIIRQCNHAGKPVITATQMLESMINNPRPTRAETSDVANAILDGSDAVMLSAETASGRYPVEAVQLMERVALDVEADPALREQVFSPLAEVDGWRSLPEAISQAACRVAENLGAAAILAFTQTGKTAALVAKYRPRVPIYAVTPSETVRRRLALYHGVRSLRVKIEGDTEAQIEAVAKTVLEAGILQRGEVVVITMGSPVSAPGTTNLLKVHRLGTGDYYEVH; encoded by the coding sequence ATGCAGCGAAAATTCCGTCACGCCAAGATTGTCGCCACGCTCGGGCCGGCAAGTTCGACCGAAGAACGGCTCGATGCTTTGCTGGATGCCGGAGCCGACCTCTTCCGGCTGAACTTTTCTCATGGCACCCGGGATGAAAAACGGGAACTGATCGCCCGCATCAGGGACCTGTCGCGACGACGACAGCGGGCGGTGGCTATCCTCGGTGATCTGCAGGGGCCGAAAATCCGTGTCGGGAAGCTTGAACAGGGGATGCTGAAGCTGATCGCCGGTGAGCAGGTGTGGATCACCACCGAGAACCTGGTCGGCAAGGACCACCTGATTCCCTCCGGTTACGCCGGCCTGCCGAACGATGTCAGGCCCGGCGACCGGATTCTGCTCGATGACGGGCTGCTGGAGCTGGAGGTGACCGAGGTTGATCCTCCCCTGGTCGGTTGCCGGGTGATCGTCGGCGGCATTCTCAAGGATCACAAAGGGATCAACCTTCCCGGGGTGGCGGTCTCAGCGCCGGCAATGACCGAAAAAGACTGGACGGATCTCGACTTCTGCATTGAACAGCAGGTCGATTACGTGGCACTCTCCTTTGTCCGCAGCCCGGATGAAGTGGAAAATTTGAAGCAGCATCTGCTGGAGAAGGAAAGTCCGATTCAGGTGATCGCCAAGATTGAAAAGCCGGAGGCGGTGGAGGTCTTTGACGCCATCCTTGAGGTCAGCGACGGCATCATGGTCGCGCGCGGTGATCTCGGCGTCGAGATTCATCCGGAAAAGGTGCCGTTGATCCAGAAGCGGATTATCCGCCAGTGCAACCACGCCGGAAAGCCGGTCATCACCGCCACCCAGATGCTGGAAAGCATGATCAACAATCCCCGGCCGACCCGGGCCGAAACCTCGGATGTCGCCAATGCCATCCTCGACGGCAGTGACGCGGTGATGCTCTCGGCGGAGACCGCCAGCGGCCGTTATCCGGTGGAGGCGGTGCAACTGATGGAGCGGGTCGCGCTCGATGTCGAAGCGGACCCGGCCCTGCGCGAGCAGGTCTTCTCTCCGCTTGCCGAGGTTGACGGGTGGCGTTCCCTGCCCGAGGCGATTTCCCAGGCCGCCTGCCGGGTGGCGGAAAACCTCGGTGCGGCGGCGATTCTGGCTTTTACCCAGACCGGCAAGACCGCGGCGCTGGTGGCCAAGTATCGCCCCCGGGTGCCGATCTACGCGGTGACTCCGTCCGAGACGGTGCGGCGCCGGCTGGCCCTTTACCACGGGGTACGCTCACTGCGGGTCAAAATCGAGGGTGATACCGAAGCGCAGATCGAAGCCGTCGCCAAAACCGTTCTTGAGGCTGGCATCCTGCAGCGCGGCGAGGTGGTGGTGATCACCATGGGCAGCCCGGTTTCCGCCCCCGGCACCACCAACCTGCTCAAGGTCCACCGGTTGGGGACCGGAGATTATTACGAGGTTCATTAA
- the queC gene encoding 7-cyano-7-deazaguanine synthase QueC — MKKKAVVLYSGGLDSTTCLAIARDQGFAPYALSFAYGQRHTVELEKAKTYAPQIGAVAHRVADIDLRAFGGSALTADIEVPKDRPLDEEIPVTYVPARNTIFLSFALGWAEVLGAFDIFIGVNALDYSGYPDCRPEYIAAWQKLANLATAAAVEGKGEYRIHSPLLELTKADIIRRGLDLGVDYSLTHSCYDPTPEGLACGRCDSCRLRLKGFAEVGLQDPVAYA; from the coding sequence ATGAAGAAAAAAGCAGTTGTTCTCTACAGCGGCGGTCTCGATTCGACCACATGTCTGGCGATCGCCCGCGATCAGGGTTTCGCGCCCTATGCCCTCAGCTTTGCCTATGGTCAGCGCCATACCGTCGAGCTGGAAAAGGCGAAAACTTATGCTCCGCAGATCGGCGCCGTCGCCCATCGGGTAGCCGATATCGACCTGCGCGCCTTCGGCGGCAGCGCCCTGACCGCCGATATCGAGGTGCCCAAGGATCGTCCCCTCGACGAGGAAATCCCGGTGACCTACGTGCCGGCGCGCAACACGATTTTTCTCTCCTTCGCCCTCGGCTGGGCCGAGGTTCTCGGGGCCTTCGATATCTTCATCGGCGTCAACGCCCTCGACTACTCAGGTTATCCCGACTGTCGTCCCGAGTATATCGCCGCCTGGCAGAAGCTGGCCAACCTGGCGACCGCGGCCGCGGTCGAGGGAAAGGGCGAATACCGGATTCACAGCCCGCTGCTGGAACTCACCAAGGCCGACATCATCCGCCGCGGACTGGATCTCGGTGTTGACTACAGCCTGACCCATTCCTGCTACGACCCGACCCCGGAGGGGCTGGCCTGTGGTCGCTGTGATTCCTGTCGGCTGCGTCTCAAGGGTTTTGCCGAAGTCGGGTTGCAGGACCCGGTTGCCTACGCCTGA
- the folE2 gene encoding GTP cyclohydrolase FolE2: MPDLQKSRDTRNISIDKVGVKDIRYPIVLLDKYREQQHTVARINMYVDLPEQFKGTHMSRFIEILNRYHGEISVDNLEEILGEMQQRLDAGRAHLELSFPYFIEKRAPVSGARGLMEYQCRMIGTLSDHFDFVIEAEVPVTSLCPCSREISEVGAHNQRSLVRVQIRYREHVWLEDLIATVEGCASAPVYSLLKREDEKAVTEQAYHNPMFVEDMVREVTRKLKENSEISWFRVECENFESIHNHSAYAQIEMTTGD, encoded by the coding sequence ATGCCCGATCTGCAGAAATCGCGCGACACGCGCAACATCTCCATTGACAAGGTGGGGGTGAAGGACATCCGCTACCCGATTGTGCTGCTCGACAAGTACAGGGAGCAGCAGCACACCGTGGCCCGGATCAACATGTACGTCGATCTGCCCGAACAGTTCAAGGGCACCCATATGAGCCGTTTCATCGAGATTCTCAACCGCTACCACGGCGAGATCAGTGTCGACAATCTGGAGGAGATTCTCGGCGAGATGCAGCAGCGGCTGGATGCCGGCCGGGCGCATCTCGAACTCAGTTTTCCCTACTTCATCGAAAAACGCGCCCCGGTTTCCGGCGCCCGCGGACTGATGGAATACCAGTGCCGCATGATCGGTACCCTGAGCGACCATTTTGATTTCGTCATCGAGGCCGAGGTGCCGGTGACTTCGCTCTGCCCCTGTTCCCGAGAGATCAGCGAGGTTGGAGCGCACAATCAGCGCAGCCTGGTGCGGGTCCAGATCCGTTACCGGGAGCATGTCTGGCTCGAAGATCTGATCGCTACCGTTGAAGGCTGCGCCAGTGCGCCGGTTTATTCACTGCTCAAGCGCGAGGATGAAAAGGCGGTCACCGAGCAGGCCTATCACAATCCGATGTTTGTCGAAGACATGGTTCGCGAAGTGACCAGGAAACTTAAGGAAAACAGTGAGATAAGCTGGTTTCGCGTGGAATGTGAAAATTTCGAATCCATTCACAACCATTCGGCCTACGCCCAGATCGAGATGACAACCGGGGACTAG